From one Fimbriimonadaceae bacterium genomic stretch:
- a CDS encoding serine hydroxymethyltransferase — translation MATLSPSVATHRVPLAESDPAVYALVRKEEVRQEHHLELIASENIASIAVRQAMASVLTDKYAEGYPGKRYYGGCDVVDEVEELAIARAQELFGAEHVNVQPHSGAQANMAAYFAVLQPGDTLMAMNLAHGGHLTHGSPVNFSGKFYNIVPYGVRESDERIDYDELRRLAREHKPKMIVSGATAYSREFDFAEFRKIADEVGALHMTDMAHYSGLIAAGEYPSPVPHADIVTTTTHKSLRGPRGGMILCKEDYAKEIDKAVFPNVQGGPLMHVIAAKAVCFGEALRPSFKTYQRQIRLNAAELAAAMAREGFRIVSGGTDSHLMLVDLRPFGVTGKIAQSVLDRVNITTNKNSIPFDPEKPFVTSGIRLGTPAVTSRGMKEEEMIVIASLIARALRGHEDEGVLELVQQDVKRLAESFPVHDV, via the coding sequence ATGGCCACTTTGTCGCCCTCCGTCGCTACGCACCGTGTCCCTCTCGCCGAATCCGACCCTGCGGTGTACGCGCTGGTTCGGAAGGAGGAAGTGCGGCAGGAGCACCACTTGGAGCTCATCGCGAGCGAGAACATCGCGAGCATAGCCGTTCGGCAGGCGATGGCGTCCGTGTTGACGGACAAGTACGCCGAAGGCTATCCGGGCAAGCGCTATTACGGCGGGTGCGACGTGGTCGACGAGGTCGAGGAGTTGGCGATCGCGCGCGCGCAGGAGCTGTTCGGCGCCGAGCACGTGAACGTGCAGCCGCACAGCGGCGCGCAGGCGAATATGGCCGCGTACTTCGCGGTGCTCCAGCCTGGCGACACGCTGATGGCGATGAACCTCGCGCACGGCGGGCACCTGACCCATGGCAGCCCCGTGAACTTCAGCGGCAAGTTCTACAACATCGTCCCTTACGGGGTTCGGGAGAGCGACGAGCGGATCGACTACGACGAGCTGCGCCGATTGGCCCGCGAGCACAAACCGAAGATGATCGTCAGTGGGGCGACCGCCTACTCGCGGGAGTTCGACTTCGCCGAGTTCCGCAAGATCGCCGACGAGGTGGGCGCGCTGCATATGACCGACATGGCGCACTACAGCGGGCTCATCGCCGCGGGTGAGTACCCCTCGCCCGTTCCACACGCGGACATCGTGACCACCACGACGCACAAGAGCCTGCGCGGTCCGCGCGGCGGAATGATCCTCTGCAAGGAGGATTACGCCAAGGAGATCGACAAGGCGGTGTTTCCGAACGTCCAGGGCGGGCCGCTCATGCACGTCATCGCCGCCAAGGCCGTGTGCTTCGGCGAGGCGCTGCGCCCGTCGTTCAAGACGTACCAGCGGCAGATCCGGCTCAACGCCGCCGAACTGGCTGCGGCGATGGCGCGCGAAGGCTTCCGTATTGTCAGCGGGGGGACCGACTCGCACCTCATGCTCGTGGATTTGAGGCCCTTTGGGGTGACCGGCAAGATCGCCCAGTCCGTGCTGGACCGGGTGAACATCACCACGAACAAGAACTCCATCCCCTTCGACCCCGAGAAGCCGTTCGTGACGAGCGGCATCCGCCTGGGCACGCCCGCAGTGACGTCCCGAGGCATGAAGGAGGAGGAGATGATCGTGATCGCCTCGCTCATCGCCAGGGCGCTCAGGGGCCACGAGGACGAGGGCGTGCTCGAACTGGTTCAGCAAGACGTCAAACGCCTAGCCGAGTCTTTCCCCGTTCACGACGTCTGA